The genomic interval TGCTTCACGCCGTCCATTTCCCCTGATAGCCCACCCTACTCATTGACACTCATATTGCCTCATGAACCTTCCTGCTCCCCTTAGCTTCTTAACACCCCCACCTTATTCCCTGACTCCACCTAACTACTAACCTAGTGGATTGGGCCCAGTCGTTGGGCCCTGATATTTTTACCCCCCTCACAATGGGAAATACTTAGTTCgatcttaaaaaatttgaatatcaATATGTaatgaaaaatgtaaaagtGGTCATAACTTCGACTATAATTGTTCAAAAAAAGCCTGAAAATTCCAAATAAGAACTcatttagattttggaaaaaaaataaatcttctaATCTATTTAATCCTCATAAATGGAGCATATGAGCATTAGATCGTTCCATCGATATATTTTtcgaattcttctactcatcatccttacaccacacatctgcatgctaagaaaaaaaaaaactaaaaagataaaaaataaaagcatatgTGTAGTGTAGAAATgatgagtaaattttttattttttagatgcaCTTCTAAGTACATGCTTGAGATTGCAAGAGATACAACTAATTGCCAAGAATAGATTAGGAGTGTAATTAGTCTAGTCCGATCACAGATCGAAAATTTCGGTCCACCTTTTTTGCCAGACCATTAGTTATCAGTTCGGTTAGTCCAATTGGTCCGATTCGgttccataaatattttttttctcttttgttttttggaagatgaattaatacaaaaattaattaaattagtaaaattaaaattaaatgagctatttaatgtggattatgtaactaactgattaaaaaataattaattagaattatatttatgatgttcaTAGTTACTAACTTAGTACTTTAGTATTCATAATGGCCtatattaaaattctaacattttatatatggttaatgaatattaaataatttaattacccatacattattcatgcttacttgcaacttaggaatcttaaaaaaagttatctaattactttaattaagcgtaaatagtagagtatgtatctacatataacaataacatatattattatatgatttatcatatgatatattagttaattgatagtatatattattttaaattttatatggtcaatgatgatatattagatgaaaattacataattaacttatataattactatataaaataatatattatatatatataaaaaatattttaaaaagtttatgcAAATATTTCAATCTAATTCGGTTCGGTTCAATCTAAAAAACCACAAATTTCTCATACACCATGGACTGAGACCAACCAACATAATTTTCGATCCCGTCCGATCGGTTTTTCCTGTCCAGACCTAAAATCTTTCACCCCTAATTAAGAATGGTACTTGTCTCTATCCAATATCACCCGTAACTTTATTTTAAGTAAATGCGTTAATATTATATGCAGAATCCCACTCACGTAAAGATCATCAACACAAGACAAGAATCATTGTGATGATAATCTTTCTATAACAGCCACTTGTTTCTATAACTATAATCATTTTGCTCATAATTGGGTACTTTAATTAAAAGTTAGCAAACAATTCTTTACAAATGGAATACCATTAGCCATTCAAGAAGTCCACTGCTATcatgtttatatttgaatggaTAAAAGATCATCGACAACCTCATGATCCCATCCTACAAATGAAGATGATAGATCATATGAGATTTCTTTTCCATTAATACATGACCCAAATACAACTACTTCCTGAGTTGCATGCCCATTGAgctaactataataaatatatatatctggcctctattaattttcttagggctaattataaatttgtatatgAATTTTCgccttttttaaattcaaaattttatttttcaacttttttaaaactaatatatatatgaatttcaaTAAACTTGTAATTAGGTACCTCCATTAAAATTAATGGCAGAATTGATACATACgcgctacaagaaaaatggacttttgtgactatttaattgcggcgaaaatgttatttgtgactaaaacagactcattttaactgtaaatagtcatttcgctggaattaaatagccacaaataagtagttttcttgtagtaacgTGGCGTCGGTATAATGTCGCGTGTCATTCTATGATTGATTGTTGTGGATATTGATTCCACGTGTCAACCAATTAAAGACTGACATGTGGTGTCTCGTTAGTTTTCTAATTGAAAATTGACATAGATATTGGGAATGTTTtgaaattcatattaattatgaaaaaattaaaaattaaaatctcgaattgcaaaattataaaaaactaaaatacgTACTATTTTGGGATTAACTCATTTTCCTGAGACCTGCCTTTATCAGGAATCCCTGCCCAAAGAATATGCTGTTCATGTTTAGAAAGTGCTGTAGATGAAACTCAAGTAATTTTGAGATGTGGACCCTCTAGCAGGAGATGATTCATGGACATGACATGTTTGGATCTTCCTCCATTTCCACCAACAGCGCGCCAACGACAAGACAAAGTTGTATGGGATGTTGTAGGTGAATCCTCTCAAAGTATATCTGTGAATGAGTACTGAAATACCTGAATCAATTCTGGAGTCATTGCATcctatcctctctctctctctctctctctctgccatggtaaaaaaaacaaaaactaaaaagtctATATAATTCTGTCTctccattcatatatatatatatatatataatattctaaacacgataattttattataaaattttttagatcactattttttcaacatcTTGATCTAATATCGTAAGAgtgacaaataaataaaacataatagaTAGTTCCGTATAATTTAACGTCATATCACGAGatgatcagatgaaataaatGCTAAAAATCTGTAAGTACAAACCCACTGATCATATaccaaacagaaaaaaaaaaaaatgctgaacagataaaattatataaaaagatggGTTAGTTTGAgctaattacaaattttcaaacagGTAAGCTTTAATTAACCATCTTTCACAAGATGGCATGAAGAAAGGATATATGTTGCATTAATATTGGAATAAGCGTTCGGATTGAGGACAAGTTCACATGATCAGCTCCAAATCCGCATCCTAACCTACTCCGATCCTGAAAATTAACTCTCCAAATTATAGATTCTTGCTATATAAGATCAGAAATGTTTTgaccacaaaaataaaaggaagaaataGAGAAACATTAATAAATGAAGAAAGTTTAGGAAAATGTATAGGCCAATATCCCTTAATTAGTCTGCTTGAAAAACTTATAAGTACTACTGATCACTATTAATAAGTCTCTTCCTTATCGTTATTTGGATTAAACAGATCACTTAATTCTTTCAGTTGCTGATCACAAGGAgacttagagagagagatagagagagagagaaggatagAGATGCTGGCAGAAAAATAGCCACATGCAGCATGCTGATGATGAGTGTCACAAACACATCAACATGACCACATGAATCCAGACCTTATTTCCATGGTGTATATCTCTTTATTACTGATACTGTGGATCGATATGGAAACACTAGCCTGCAGTACATGATGATGTCGTAAGCTAGCTGTCCACGTCGGAATTCCAATTTCTGGTCGCTGGGATATGTCACGCCATAATctccattatatataatatatgttgtttgcctatatatatatatatcgaatcTACAATCCACAGGGAAGCTGCAAAAGCACATGATCGAGTATCTTTTTGGAATTGGTTCTTCAAATATTCATGGTAATCAGCAACTAATTTTGGAGGCAGCCCAGATCAGGATGAATCCAGATTGATTGCATGCCAAATAAGAACAAAACTACTAGATTTTGAGgattactatataatattaattaattaaaggaaCTTCAAATGTTCATGATTATTTCGTATCCATTTCCGGGTTATGGATCAGATGTTGCGTATATGCCTAGAAAAAGCTAGAGTTTGCAGGGCGGATGAGCAAGTGATTTCAAGTCATggatgaaaattaaagatgggAGACATCTTTTTCATACTTCACATGATAATTACTGTACATGTTCTAAGGACACACTCAAGTGCTTCTCCACTATATATCCCCATCAATGTATTCTGGTCAGGAAAaagaaacatttaaaaaaaaaaaaaaaagatatggaATAAGGCCCATCAAAATCTGATCTCTATAAAACGTGGACATGCATGTGCTCAGCTAAAGCATAAGATCAGAAACTAAATTTAGGAGATGGAGAACTCTTATGGGTATCCAAGAAAAGCAAAGGATGATGTTTCTCTTCAAGAACTCAGAGATAGGCTTGCTGAGTTTGCTCAAGTAAGAGGATGGGAGCAGTATCACAGTCCTAGAAATCTCCTTTTAGCACTTGTAAGCTAACTAGCTGCAGCGTTGTTcctttttctaatttcttttttgttttgatcattaatttgatgaatatttctatatattatattgtattatatgttaatttgtGCAGGTGGGAGAGGTGGGAGAGCTGTCTGAAATATTCCAATGGAAGGGAGAAGTAGCAAGAGGACTACCAAACTGGAGTTCTGATGACAAGGAGCATTTAGAAGAAGAGCTCTCGGATGTTCTGCTCTATCTGATACGTCTTGCTGATGTTTGTGGGCTTGATCTTGGCCAAGCAGCACTGACAAAAATAGTCAAGAATGCAAGAAAGTACCCAATTGTTAACCAAACAgcaacttaattaattacatgcatGCTGTACCTCCAACCCCCTAGCGagcttgctagctagcttataATAATTCCATCCGCCCTTGTggtttttctctatatatataatgaaaactCGTTTCCAGAGTACTATTTTAATTCCCTGATcttttatgtaagtttaagtaCTTGTAAGTGAAAACGGTGTGCCTGCATGCCGCCCAAGTACTACGTACTGTTTTGTACTTTGTCATGTATATGAGATCATCTTTAATCGATCTCTTTAATGAAAGCTAGTACTTCTTCATGTTCAACTGCTAATTCTAATTCTAGTACGTGTTGTATAGTTTGAAGATATACCTTTGAACATGCAGTTTAACAAATGCTCCCAACAAGGACAACTACGTAATTCATCATGtcactagtactatatatttatatctatgaTCATCATGTGCTTCGATCGAGATGCaccatatatactaatttatcctatcaaaaatatgatattaatttataaaaaatgatatttgcaaccGAAATAACCATTTTGAATGGATTCATTCTTCATGTCCCAAATATatatctaacaaaaaataagcatttttttatgtagtagttttatatatatatatatatatatatatataatggtctTTTAAAAAAGATCTCATTTTGCTAGCATTCGGGTTAATTTgggtatattaatattacttgaTCATCATcgagttaattaataattcaagctagctagcttaatgGTGAATCCATGCATGATTTCTCCGGgctctattaattatgatcaGGAACGTCCTCAATTTGATTTCCTcaactatattaatattatatatatatataatatgatagctagctaggtagctagATATGactgaaaatcatgaaatacaATGGGCCAGGTAATTGGAACAATATTATGATCATGGCTAGCTAGGGGCTAATTTGATTATAAGCTTGATTAATGTGTATATTTGATGACCATCATTGACCAAgtcttttataataataatttataataattttgcaAATTTGGAGCTCTACTCTTCCAATATTCTCCCATCTCACATTTTTTCGAAGTTTAAATTTAGGCGCTTGATCTACATGTATACTAGCTTAtttgtgtgcatatatat from Juglans regia cultivar Chandler chromosome 2, Walnut 2.0, whole genome shotgun sequence carries:
- the LOC109010564 gene encoding dCTP pyrophosphatase 1-like, producing MENSYGYPRKAKDDVSLQELRDRLAEFAQVRGWEQYHSPRNLLLALVGEVGELSEIFQWKGEVARGLPNWSSDDKEHLEEELSDVLLYLIRLADVCGLDLGQAALTKIVKNARKYPIVNQTAT